In Geobacter anodireducens, a genomic segment contains:
- a CDS encoding amine oxidase produces MSSILIIGAGPTGLGAAHRLRGLGLENWHLFESTEQIGGLSASYVDDHGFTWDVGGHVLFSHYDYFDRVVEEALDGAWYEHQRECWVRIRETWVPYPFQNNIRHLPPDALEECLAGLKALAGSPSLAANFREWMDRVFGAGIVKHFMEPYNKKVWGVPPHEMSREWIGERVSVIDLARIEKNIAEKTDDVNWGPNNTFKFPHKGGTGAIFSSIATRFQDRISFSHELAEVNLAARELGFSNGRRERYDSLITTIPLDIFIGLCRDVPEPVREAASRLVHNSGLIVGIGVEGERRDSKCWMYFPEDNCPFYRVTNFHNYSPWNVPNGDTSRFFSLMCETTYSPHKPVDRAEIVETTIQGLINAGMLAESERERIISRYVIDIPYSYPVPTVGRDEALAVINPFLESQGVYSRGRFGAWKYEVGNMDHSFMQGVEVVDRILNGADEPTLNGCI; encoded by the coding sequence ATGTCTAGCATCCTCATTATAGGTGCTGGTCCCACCGGCCTTGGTGCGGCTCATCGTCTTCGTGGACTCGGGTTGGAGAATTGGCATCTCTTCGAGTCCACCGAGCAGATCGGCGGCCTCTCCGCCTCCTACGTCGACGACCATGGCTTCACCTGGGACGTCGGCGGTCACGTCCTCTTCTCCCACTACGACTATTTTGACCGTGTGGTGGAGGAGGCCCTTGACGGCGCCTGGTATGAGCACCAGCGGGAGTGCTGGGTCCGCATCCGCGAAACATGGGTTCCATACCCGTTCCAGAACAATATCCGTCACCTCCCGCCTGATGCCCTTGAAGAGTGCCTGGCTGGCCTTAAGGCGCTGGCCGGATCTCCGAGCCTTGCAGCCAACTTCCGTGAATGGATGGACCGTGTCTTCGGGGCCGGCATCGTCAAGCATTTCATGGAGCCCTACAACAAAAAGGTATGGGGCGTCCCCCCCCACGAAATGTCTCGCGAGTGGATCGGCGAACGGGTAAGCGTCATCGATCTGGCCCGCATTGAGAAGAACATAGCTGAGAAGACTGATGACGTGAACTGGGGGCCGAACAATACCTTCAAATTCCCTCACAAGGGTGGTACAGGGGCGATTTTCAGCAGCATCGCCACTCGTTTCCAGGATCGCATCTCGTTCTCCCATGAATTGGCGGAGGTTAACCTTGCTGCCCGCGAACTCGGCTTTTCCAACGGTCGGCGCGAACGGTACGACTCCCTCATTACCACCATTCCTCTCGACATTTTCATAGGCCTCTGCCGGGACGTTCCCGAGCCCGTGCGCGAGGCTGCCAGTCGCCTGGTCCACAACAGCGGCCTCATCGTCGGCATCGGTGTCGAGGGGGAAAGGCGGGACAGCAAGTGCTGGATGTATTTCCCCGAGGACAATTGCCCCTTCTACCGGGTAACCAACTTTCACAACTATTCGCCATGGAACGTCCCGAATGGCGATACCAGCCGCTTTTTCTCGCTCATGTGCGAGACTACGTACTCTCCGCACAAACCGGTTGACCGCGCGGAGATCGTTGAAACAACCATCCAGGGACTGATAAACGCCGGCATGCTCGCCGAAAGCGAACGAGAGCGGATCATCAGCAGATACGTGATAGATATCCCGTATTCCTATCCCGTGCCTACCGTGGGCAGGGATGAAGCGCTTGCCGTGATCAATCCGTTCCTCGAATCGCAGGGCGTGTATTCGCGAGGACGCTTCGGAGCATGGAAGTACGAGGTGGGCAATATGGACCATTCATTCATGCAGGGTGTAGAGGTGGTGGACCGCATCCTGAACGGTGCGGACGAGCCGACTCTCAATGGTTGCATCTGA
- a CDS encoding heptosyltransferase, giving the protein MKATLLLLKQVDRLAGRLAASLLPRPVPRETNAPPKSILVIRPGGIGDAVLLAPALRALHKSYPGVSIDILAERRNAGAFALCPGLRSVSRYDVPAEFLSVLRSRYDIVIDTEQWHRLSAVVARIVRAGIKIGFATNGRRRLFTHPMPYEQDDYETDSFMRLLTPLGISGAGKVGGSFLAVPARDAESVDQLLGGLKGRRYVALFPGASIAERRWGAERFASLAALLMQRGIGVVVVGGESERADGRAVEAVGGLSLCGRTGLAATAAVIGRSALLVSGDSGILHIAVGLGIPTVSLFGPGRAKKWAPRNGCHTVINKELPCSPCTTFGYTPKCPENARCMADITEHEVENAVLEKISHV; this is encoded by the coding sequence ATGAAAGCCACACTGTTACTACTTAAGCAGGTCGATCGGTTAGCCGGACGACTGGCGGCATCGTTGTTGCCCCGGCCTGTTCCGCGGGAAACGAACGCCCCGCCCAAGTCCATCCTCGTCATCCGCCCCGGCGGCATCGGCGACGCTGTCCTCCTTGCTCCCGCACTGCGCGCACTGCACAAGAGTTACCCCGGCGTCTCCATTGATATTCTGGCCGAACGGCGCAATGCCGGCGCCTTTGCTCTCTGCCCCGGCCTCCGTTCGGTTAGCCGCTACGATGTTCCCGCTGAGTTTCTCTCCGTGCTGCGTTCACGCTACGATATCGTCATCGATACGGAGCAGTGGCACCGGCTTTCGGCCGTAGTGGCCAGAATTGTCCGGGCGGGGATCAAAATCGGCTTTGCAACCAACGGGCGCCGTCGCCTCTTCACCCATCCCATGCCGTATGAGCAGGATGACTACGAGACCGACAGCTTCATGCGTCTGCTGACACCGCTCGGCATCAGCGGGGCAGGGAAGGTGGGGGGCTCATTTCTGGCTGTCCCGGCCCGGGATGCCGAATCAGTCGATCAACTGCTCGGGGGGCTGAAAGGGCGGCGATACGTCGCACTGTTTCCCGGGGCAAGCATTGCGGAACGGCGTTGGGGGGCGGAACGCTTCGCGAGTCTTGCTGCGCTGCTGATGCAACGGGGCATCGGCGTCGTTGTGGTCGGAGGCGAGTCGGAGCGTGCCGACGGTCGTGCTGTTGAGGCAGTCGGCGGTCTTTCTCTGTGCGGAAGGACCGGGCTCGCCGCTACCGCAGCGGTGATCGGGCGCTCGGCGCTTCTCGTCAGCGGCGATTCGGGCATCCTTCACATTGCCGTCGGGCTCGGCATCCCCACGGTTTCCCTCTTCGGCCCCGGCCGGGCCAAGAAGTGGGCGCCTCGAAACGGTTGCCACACGGTAATCAACAAGGAGTTGCCCTGTTCCCCCTGCACCACCTTCGGATACACGCCGAAATGTCCTGAAAATGCGCGTTGTATGGCAGATATCACCGAGCATGAGGTGGAAAACGCCGTGCTTGAAAAAATATCTCATGTTTAA
- a CDS encoding threonine--tRNA ligase, whose amino-acid sequence MPFSVKGPVMGDIRVTLPDGSERVLAEGATVRDLAASIGAGLAKAAIAGKIDGVQVDVVTPLVDGARVEIITDKSADGLDIIRHSTSHLMAQAVKQLFPTAKVTIGPAVETGFYYDFDVETPFSPEDLARIEERMRELAKADIPVERQVLSRDEAVRLFRDMGEEYKVEIIEALPEENVSLYRQGDFVDLCRGPHLPSTSFCRAFKLTSLAGAYWRGDEKNKMLQRVYGTAFADKKELEAYLEKIEEAKRRDHRKLGRELDLFSFSDDVGAGFVIWHPKGAMLRTLLEDFERREHLRRGYDIVVGPQILKTELWQRSGHYDNYRENMYFTEVEGQGFGIKPMNCLSHMMIYKSQLRSYRDLPLRFFELGTVHRHERAGVLHGLLRVRCFTQDDAHILCTPEQLDAEIKGVISFVNDVMGIFGFDYEMELSTRPEKSIGSDEDWERATGALLGALKDSGRPYEINEGDGAFYGPKIDIKLRDSLDRKWQCATIQCDFTLPERFDLTYVDADGERKRPVMVHRVILGSIERFIGVLIEHFAGNFPVWLSPVQAIVLTVTDNQQPYAAQVFESLRTNGVRVQKDFRNEKLGFKIREAQLQKIPYMLVIGDKEVESGTVTPRFRDGSNLAAMKPEEFVAFVNDEVKRFN is encoded by the coding sequence ATGCCTTTTTCTGTTAAGGGGCCAGTGATGGGAGACATAAGGGTAACGCTGCCGGATGGTTCAGAGAGAGTTCTTGCCGAGGGCGCCACGGTGCGCGATCTTGCCGCTTCCATCGGGGCGGGGCTTGCCAAGGCTGCCATAGCCGGAAAAATCGACGGTGTTCAGGTCGATGTTGTCACTCCCTTGGTTGACGGCGCCAGGGTCGAGATCATTACCGATAAGTCTGCGGATGGCCTGGACATCATCAGGCACTCCACCTCCCACCTCATGGCCCAGGCGGTGAAGCAGCTCTTCCCGACCGCCAAGGTTACCATCGGCCCTGCCGTGGAAACGGGCTTCTACTACGATTTCGACGTGGAAACCCCATTTAGTCCCGAAGACCTCGCCCGCATCGAGGAGCGGATGAGAGAGCTCGCCAAGGCCGACATTCCCGTCGAGCGCCAGGTGCTCTCCCGTGACGAGGCGGTGAGGCTTTTCCGTGACATGGGTGAAGAGTACAAGGTCGAGATCATCGAGGCGCTCCCCGAGGAGAACGTTTCGCTCTATCGCCAGGGCGATTTCGTTGACCTGTGCCGCGGTCCCCACCTCCCTTCGACCTCCTTTTGCCGGGCGTTCAAATTGACTTCTCTGGCCGGCGCCTACTGGCGCGGGGACGAGAAGAACAAGATGCTCCAACGGGTCTACGGCACTGCCTTTGCGGACAAGAAGGAGCTCGAAGCCTACCTGGAGAAGATTGAGGAGGCCAAGCGCCGCGACCACCGCAAGCTGGGCCGGGAGCTCGATCTCTTTTCCTTCTCCGATGACGTGGGGGCTGGTTTCGTCATCTGGCATCCGAAGGGCGCCATGCTCCGTACCCTGCTGGAGGATTTCGAGCGCCGTGAGCATCTCAGGCGCGGCTATGACATCGTGGTCGGTCCCCAGATCCTGAAGACCGAACTCTGGCAGCGTTCCGGCCACTACGACAATTACCGCGAGAACATGTATTTCACCGAGGTGGAGGGGCAGGGCTTCGGCATCAAGCCCATGAACTGTCTTTCCCACATGATGATTTACAAGTCCCAGTTGCGCAGCTACCGGGATCTGCCGCTCCGCTTCTTCGAACTCGGCACGGTGCATCGCCACGAGCGCGCCGGCGTGCTGCACGGCCTTTTGCGGGTACGCTGCTTCACCCAGGACGATGCCCATATCCTCTGTACTCCCGAACAACTGGATGCCGAGATCAAGGGGGTCATCTCCTTTGTGAACGACGTCATGGGCATATTCGGGTTCGACTACGAGATGGAGCTCTCCACCAGGCCCGAGAAGTCCATCGGCTCGGACGAGGACTGGGAGCGCGCCACCGGGGCCTTGCTGGGTGCCCTCAAGGACTCGGGCCGGCCCTATGAGATCAACGAGGGGGACGGCGCGTTCTACGGGCCCAAGATCGATATCAAGCTGCGCGATTCCCTTGACAGGAAGTGGCAGTGTGCTACAATCCAGTGCGATTTTACGCTCCCCGAACGGTTTGATCTGACCTATGTGGATGCGGATGGCGAGCGCAAGCGCCCCGTCATGGTCCATCGGGTCATTCTCGGGTCCATCGAGCGGTTTATCGGTGTCCTCATTGAGCACTTCGCCGGCAATTTCCCCGTGTGGCTCTCGCCGGTTCAGGCCATTGTGCTTACCGTTACCGACAACCAGCAGCCCTATGCGGCGCAGGTGTTCGAGTCGCTTCGGACGAACGGGGTGAGGGTTCAGAAGGATTTTCGCAACGAAAAGCTGGGGTTCAAGATCCGCGAAGCCCAGTTACAGAAAATTCCCTATATGCTCGTCATCGGTGACAAGGAAGTCGAATCAGGTACGGTAACTCCCCGGTTCCGCGACGGGTCAAACCTCGCGGCCATGAAGCCGGAGGAGTTTG